In one Dermacentor albipictus isolate Rhodes 1998 colony chromosome 4, USDA_Dalb.pri_finalv2, whole genome shotgun sequence genomic region, the following are encoded:
- the LOC135917488 gene encoding putative nuclease HARBI1 yields the protein MAACLQAAMELLESDSDEEFDEMCILLACGVVRNDRHRIPGYCETVVNTYFEMEFKRLFRLSRKTFDELSARFMASAFFPDAVQGRRQISAEKTCLIALVYIGSQSSMYAIGDKFDVTESSVHVCVNRVVKFLHGIRDEVICWPGSAEIARVKAGFLAKSGGKGPRNTIGCIDGCHLEILKPDQSAHSYYNRKKFPSIILQGICDDRNRFTHVFVGFPGSTHDARVLRESSFFQNASVLCDGGYLLGDCAYPLMPWLMAPFRDNQNCFPSWKRNFNGRHSQQRVTIENTFGLLKQRFRRLYFVDAKTVVQSCFLVMAACVLHNFCNEERDFLEELETLPPFDDAGNREPTGHIDPNLLGYSESLREHIAKQQC from the coding sequence ATGGCTGCCTGCTTGCAAGCGGCTATGGAGCTGTTAGAGTCCGACAGCGACGAAGAATTCGACGAGATGTGCATTTTACTTGCATGCGGTGTCGTCAGAAACGATCGTCATCGTATCCCTGGTTACTGTGAAACTGTAGTGAACACGTACTTCGAAATGGAGTTCAAGAGACTCTTCCGGCTGTCTAGAAAGACTTTCGATGAGCTGAGCGCTCGCTTCATGGCATCCGCCTTCTTCCCCGATGCTGTACAAGGAAGGCGGCAGATTTCGGCTGAAAAAACATGTCTGATAGCTTTAGTCTACATAGGCTCCCAGAGCTCAATGTACGCTATTGGCGATAAATTTGACGTGACGGAGTCGTCGGTGCATGTCTGTGTCAACCGAGTCGTCAAGTTTTTGCACGGCATCAGAGACGAAGTAATCTGCTGGCCTGGCAGCGCGGAGATTGCCCGCGTGAAAGCCGGATTCCTTGCGAAGAGTGGTGGCAAGGGGCCCCGGAACACTATAGGGTGCATCGATGGATGTCATTTGGAGATCCTTAAGCCGGATCAATCTGCGCATTCTTATTACAACCGGAAGAAGTTTCCGTCCATTATACTGCAGGGAATCTGCGACGATAGAAACAGATTCACGCACGTGTTCGTCGGTTTTCCGGGATCAACACACGATGCGCGTGTGCTGAGAGAAAGCTCTTTCTTTCAGAACGCATCCGTATTATGCGACGGTGGGTATCTTCTTGGGGACTGCGCTTACCCGCTAATGCCGTGGCTCATGGCCCCCTTCAGAGACAACCAGAACTGTTTTCCTTCGTGGAAAAGAAACTTCAATGGAAGGCATAGCCAACAAAGGGTGACCATTGAAAACACTTTTGGACTGTTGAAGCAGCGCTTTCGAAGGTTGTACTTCGTTGACGCCAAAACTGTAGTACAGAGCTGCTTCCTTGTAATGGCTGCCTGCGTTTTACACAAtttttgtaatgaagaaagggATTTTTTGGAAGAGTTGGAGACTTTGCCACCTTTCGACGATGCAGGAAACCGAGAGCCAACAGGTCATATTGACCCTAATTTGTTAGGCTACAGTGAGTCTCTGAGGGAACACATTGCCAAGCAGCAATGCTAA
- the LOC135919214 gene encoding uncharacterized protein: MAGVCPSAQQTTVEIAVGGITKTVTAVIGSDGSYIPDGNGYLYEGADGQRYTLVFQAEHTPANQPCASDESAMDASASTSAEPLAPIPASAEADSELWTAARTRFLIDKYVELKDLVGQKGGFRTKKMLWTKLANLLNDEFGGTLSFVQVENKWKSLERSYKRAKTKNNTSGHHRVPCEYEEELAKVLEKEHHIKPPALLETGVSAGNSDVAAEDMDSSRDMDSSRDMDSSRDMEKVPVSMPPRKRQRTSNNVLAETLLKLDAARAKRHEERMAKFDMLIDVMRTNKQ; encoded by the exons ATGGCGGGTGTTTGTCCTAGCGCGCAGCAGACGACGGTGGAAATAGCTGTCGGCGGCATTACCAAGACGGTGACGGCTGTTATTGGCAGCGATGGCTCCTACATTCCGGATGGGAATGGATACCTGTACGAGGGAGCAG acgGCCAACGCTACACTCTTGTATTTCAAGCTGAGCACACACCTGCCAACCAACCATGTGCTTCCGACGAAAGCGCTATGGATGCCTCTGCCTCTACCTCAGCAGAGCCACTTGCACCAATACCTGCTTCTGCGGAAGCTGATTCTGAACTTTGGACCGCAGCAAGAACGCGGTTTTTAATTGACAAATATGTTGAACTTAAGGACCTGGTCGGCCAGAAAGGGGGATTCAG GACAAAAAAGATGTTGTGGACAAAGTTGGCCAACCTCCTCAACGACGAGTTTGGAGGCACCCTTTCGTTTGTCCAGGTCGAAAACAAGTGGAAATCATTAGAGCGCAGCTACAAAAGagcgaaaacaaaaaataatacatCGGGGCACCACCGTGTACCGTGCGAGTATGAGGA GGAGCTGGCCAAGGTCTTGGAAAAAGAACACCATATAAAACCACCAGCACTCCTCGAGACTGGAGTCTCTGCAGGAAACTCAGA TGTGGCCGCAGAGGACATGGACTCCTCCAGGGACATGGACTCCTCCAGGGACATGGACTCCTCCAGGGACATGGAGAAGGTTCCAGTCAGCATGCCCCCCAGGAAGAGGCAGAGGACATCAAACAATGTCCTTGCCGAAACGCTGCTGAAATTGGATGCAGCCAGAGCCAAGCGCCACGAGGAGCGCATGGCCAAGTTTGACATGCTCATTGATGTCATGCGTACAAACAAGCAATAA